The window TTGCCCACTCCCCCcctacccctccccaccccccaaggtTCTGGTTCCATCTTTCCTCTGTTCACAAACTACCTCTGGAcagttgtgttgttttttttgttcgaTGTTTCATTCTTAAAACGTCCACCATCGCTGCTGCTGCTACCAGCGCCAAATGTTCACCCTCATTGCCTCCCCCTGTTCTGCCCATATTCCCCTCCCCCAAGATCCTCTTTATGGGGAAGGGGGGCTGGGGTCCAGCAGGCTGGGTCACTGACACCCCAGTCCCCGGGCAGGTGGGGCCCTGCCCCTAGGATGCTGCAGCAGAGTGAGGAGGGGAGGCCTGTGGTGAGCACTGAGGGTGGGGGGGTACCCTCGCCCCCTGTTCTGCCAGGGGAGGGGGTAGGTATTATTTGTCCCAGCCTGGGGCCCTCCTCTGGTTTCCTATTTGCAGTTacttgaataaaaaatatatccttTTCTGGACTGGCGCCTTTTTCTGTGATAGGTACTGCCTGAGCCTAGAAGGAGGATGGCACTCTGAAGGTGCTCTGTCCCCCACCCTGGGAAAGCTGcgtaaaagaagaaagggaatgtCATCTCCAGGGAAGAAAAACTTCCCTTGAAAAAATCAACCATACCCCTAAccacaaaacattttatttacaaaatataaatactgaATACTATACATCAGGCCCTGTCACCAATGGAAATGAGGCCAAAgccctcctggggtgggggtgggggtaatgCCAAAACTAGAGGGGAGGTGCCTGAGTAAAGGGCAAAGTTTTATCTCCCACCCGGAGAAGGAAAAGCTGTTCTCCATTTAGCGTCCACTAAATGGGcagtttggggggagggggggttaGCCAGGAGGAGGAAGCAGGCAGTAGGGCCTGGCTCTgaaggccaggccaggccagggggATCAGTTCATGTCTTCAGGTCCAGCAAAGGCATCCGCTTGTGCTGGTAACCACTCTGCCAGCCATGAGTGACCTGCGCAGGAGGAGACCACACCACAGAGCCTGGCATCAATGGCATAATCCTGGCTGACGCCCTCCACTGGCCCCAGTCCCGAAGAGGTGGTCTCAGGACAGGCCGAGGCTCTAATTTCAGGGCTGAGCGTGGGTGAGCACAGCAGCaccccccaacccctgccctaAAGTGCTCACCTTGGGGTCTCCTACATCCGAGAGTAGCTCCTGCTCAGCCTCGTGCAGTTCCTCAGCGGGGTCATAGCTGTACATGGGGAGCAAGTGGTGGCGAAGCCGGTCCACCCTGGGGAGCCAGGGAGGTGGTTCAGCCTAGAGACCCCATTTCCCTCCAGATGGGCACTTTGCAGTTCATGTGTCCTGGGCATGCTGGGTCTCAATAAAGAATACGTGCCCATCTCTGCCATGTGGCTTCTCCCCAGTGGGTAAgttggggctggggcaggggaaaCCCAAGAGTGGGGTATAGGGGATTTCAGACTTGTGTCAGGGTCACTGAGGGGCCTCCTACCTATATGCAGAGAACTCACATCCTATGGGGAAAATCGTAAGCAGACTTGGGATATGTGGAGGCAAGGCAGGGGAGGGTGGGGATGTACCACTGGGGGCAGGGTCCCCACCCAGAAGACACTTACCGCTTTTTCTTCTGGACATACATCACCTGTAACAGATAAAGTACTATGGAGACTTCTGAGTCCAAGAAGGCCCCAAAGCCAGAGGGGATCCACTTCCCCACCCTTCACCCCTATAAAATGAGGATGGCTGACATGAGCTGTGTGCAGCCTGGACCAGATCCACCCAGTCCTGGCCTTAgcaaaggggtggggggtggggggggggggtacggCTCCTTACCACAGCCACAACCACCCCGACCAGGGTGATCAGGAAGAATGGTCCCAACACATAGCCCACCATTGAGTCGCTGTTGGCCTGGGGGGCGTTGGGCACGGTGGTGTTGCTCATGACATCAGCAGCTGCAGCCCAAGCCAGAAGGCTGGGGAAGTCAGCATGGGCAGTGGTGTTTCGGGAGGGTGCCTCCACTGGGCTCcctggggaggaggaagggatgTTATTTCACCCAGGGTGAAGTTCAAACTCTGGATCCTCTCCTGTGAGGTGGAGATGTATGAAAACTTAGGTCAGACAGTGGGACCAGAGAGTCTCTGGGGTAAATGTACTGGATCCAAACTCTCCCTTAACTCTCAGTAACTCCTGGGTGGGAAGGGGACCAAGTGAGAGACCATACCTGAGCACTGGGCCTGAGCCCTGCTCAGTTCCTATACTCCAATTGGAGTGGGGTCCAGTTTTGGTGCTGGCTAAAGGTTTGCAGTTCCCAACTCAGGTCCCTGGCTGCTGCTCTAGACTTCCTGGGACACTGGGCAGCTGGCACCATCCAGGGAACAAATAGGGAGATGAGATAAACATCAAAGGATCTGGCACTGAAGCCTAGAGGTGAGGTGGGAGCCTGTGAAGGAGCCTGCCTGTCCTGGGCAGATACCCACATGAGGCTATGGGGCCATGCCTGGACTCAATGCCCTCCTCTGTCTCTGGTGTCACTAGACATCAAGCTGTCTCTCCCGCAGATCTCATGTGCCCAAGTGGGCAGGGAATGTTGTGACTGGACTGTATCTGTCAGGTGATGTCAACTCCCCTCTGGTTCCCAGCCGGGGCTCCGACAGAGTCCCTCTTCTCCTGGCCTGACAGGGCAGAAGTGCAGAGAGTCAGCCCCGTGGACAGATACAAGGAGATCGCCTTGGGGCAGCTGCACGCTAGTTCCCAGAAACCGCTGACCCCTGTTCGCCTGGGTCTCGATCATAGGACAAGGTCTGAATGAGCTACCTGTCCCCGTCTCTGTGGGACAGGGGCTTGCCCGCACCCAGTGGCGTCCTCACTACGGTCGTGGGGGGCATGTCTGGATGAGGAGAATGACAGGCCACTCCTGGGATGCGGGCCAGCAGCGCGGGGTTGGATGGGTGGAGGTAATTACCACGGCGCAGGGAGACTCAGGCCGTGGGAGAGGCGGGGGATTGGGTCCACACGGAGCGGCCGCCTGCGCCTGGGCATCCCGACAACCCGGCATCCACGCACCGTGAGGCGTGGACCGTGCCCACGCTCCGCAGCCCCGCAGACCCCGCCAATGCGGCCATGCCTTACCTCCCGCCGCTGCAGCCCTGACAGGAACGCCCTCGGTTGGCTCGCGAGCCCCGGAAGAGCCGGCAGGCGCGTGATCAAAGGACCCGGGGAAATGGGGGGGGGGCCTCAAGGCAGGGGCGCAGCCAATCCGATGGCGAAAGGCGAACGAGCCGGCAGACCTCTGGAGTAGCCAATCCGGAGGCGGCAAGTGGGCGGAGCGAAGATGGGAGCGTCTGGGATTGCAGGGTCCACCCGGCAACGGCAGGGGGTAGCCGAGGGCCGCGCTGCGGGGGGAGGAGGGTGCGCGAAAGGGAGCCCGGTGGGCGGGAGCGCGCGCGCGCGGTTTCCCGGCATCCCCCGGGGCCGACCTCAGCCCTGGCCTAAGTTCTCAGGTTCGCGAGTGATCCCAGGCGTCGGTTGCCCGGTAGAAGTGTTTCCCACTTCGCCCACCTCTCTGGTTGTAGCCCATGGACAGGGACCGGCTACGCTTTAACTTTGTGCACAGGCGTGTGGAGACTGGATCCGCGGGACTTAACGACAGGAACCTGTCCCGGTCCAACAAAGTCTCCATTAGTGTCTGTTGAACCCTCAAAACCAGCAAGGGCGTAGACTGGCCCTTTGGGCTGTGCTCAGCGGATGGAGGCAGGCAGACTTGGATTAGGTTTTGCCGAGCCCTGGGACTCTCTCTGTGCCTAAGTTTTAACACCTGTAAACAAGCTGTTGTGAGGGTTTAATGATGACATGGGTAAAGAGTCCGGCACATAGTATGCCCTAAATGCTAAGTTCCTTTCGTTCACCTCCTAATGGTGGGGCAGGCAGTGGACAGGGCACAGACAGAGCAACAGGGTGAGGTTTCCCAGGGTCACAGACAACTTGATAAGTAGGGTAAGCTTTTCAGAGCTCTTATGCCCAGGTAATTTAAATATTGCATGCTTATCGGGGACATCTGGATAAGATTGGTGGA is drawn from Tamandua tetradactyla isolate mTamTet1 chromosome 5, mTamTet1.pri, whole genome shotgun sequence and contains these coding sequences:
- the SMIM29 gene encoding small integral membrane protein 29 isoform X1, giving the protein MSNTTVPNAPQANSDSMVGYVLGPFFLITLVGVVVAVVMYVQKKKRVDRLRHHLLPMYSYDPAEELHEAEQELLSDVGDPKVTHGWQSGYQHKRMPLLDLKT
- the SMIM29 gene encoding small integral membrane protein 29 isoform X3 encodes the protein MSNTTVPNAPQANSDSMVMYVQKKKRVDRLRHHLLPMYSYDPAEELHEAEQELLSDVGDPKVTHGWQSGYQHKRMPLLDLKT
- the SMIM29 gene encoding small integral membrane protein 29 isoform X2, coding for MSNTTVPNAPQANSDSMVGYVLGPFFLITLVGVVVAVVMYVQKKKRYDPAEELHEAEQELLSDVGDPKVTHGWQSGYQHKRMPLLDLKT